Proteins from a single region of Flavobacterium sp. YJ01:
- a CDS encoding ATP-binding protein, with product MNLNDLTVIDTEKIALDDLFFSEENKTALLQIIKEHQYIEELKKYNLKVDNKILLHGSSGCGKTTTAKAIANTLNKKIIIVNLSTVIDARIGETSKNLKAIFDKAIRERAVLFLDEFDQIGKSRDSDDKDVGEMRRLVNTIIQLFDYFPSDSLVICATNHYEIIDSALLRRFQLRLKYEMPSESYLDIYYDKILSEFPKQFQNIEKRYSISYAEALDYIHTSMKKQIIDSIENINIP from the coding sequence ATGAACCTGAATGATCTTACCGTAATTGATACTGAAAAAATTGCTTTAGACGATTTATTTTTTAGTGAAGAAAACAAAACTGCTTTACTTCAAATTATCAAAGAGCATCAATATATTGAAGAATTAAAAAAGTATAATCTTAAAGTTGATAATAAAATTTTACTGCACGGAAGTTCTGGCTGCGGTAAAACCACAACGGCAAAAGCGATTGCGAATACTTTAAATAAAAAAATTATCATCGTAAACCTCAGCACTGTTATTGACGCGCGAATTGGTGAAACTTCTAAAAATTTAAAGGCCATTTTTGATAAAGCAATTCGCGAAAGAGCAGTTTTATTTCTAGATGAATTTGATCAGATCGGAAAAAGCCGAGACAGCGACGATAAAGATGTGGGCGAAATGAGACGTTTGGTCAATACTATTATTCAGCTTTTTGATTATTTTCCTTCTGATAGTTTAGTAATTTGTGCGACGAATCATTATGAGATAATTGACAGCGCTTTATTAAGAAGATTTCAACTTCGTTTAAAATACGAAATGCCTTCTGAAAGTTATTTGGATATTTATTACGATAAAATTCTAAGCGAATTTCCAAAACAATTTCAAAATATCGAAAAACGTTATTCTATTTCATACGCCGAAGCTTTAGATTATATTCATACTTCGATGAAAAAACAAATTATCGATTCCATTGAAAATATTAATATTCCGTAG
- a CDS encoding glycosyltransferase family 2 protein, producing MESETIISKQFYANSSSVINEKALSGSIFGTKEKTQKIHVERPKSSIGLAIIIATFFLMIAGVCSVFLLQDDFEQFHFERVASTWGLPFLIITTILFFYQTGVFLYSSYLYLKYKPIESVSDELLPTCTIIVPAYNEGKLVWDTLLSLADSDYPAEKLQLLAIDDGSKDDTWYWMQEAKAKLGDRVTIFQQPKNQGKRQALYRGFKLGTGEIFVTVDSDSIVKKDTLRNLVSPFVVNEKCGAVAGNVQVLNNKSAILPKMLNVSFVMSFEFQRSAESQLGSVLCTPGALAAYKRDAVFNCLPEWINQTFMGEPSDIGEDRALTNMILKQGFEVRFQRNAVVLTNVPEEYKGLYKMFIRWARSNVRENLMMAKYVFTDFRKESKFGPRMLFLNQFFKIAMTYPFILFMFYFIAVHPVLFLSSTFLGILIFSSFSMIFYAKRYNLSESFWAYSYSVFYTFSLFWIAPYAIATANKKGWLTRGL from the coding sequence ATGGAAAGCGAAACAATTATCTCAAAACAATTTTACGCGAACAGTAGTTCGGTAATAAACGAAAAAGCATTAAGCGGTTCTATTTTTGGAACTAAAGAAAAAACGCAAAAAATACACGTAGAAAGACCAAAAAGTTCAATAGGATTAGCAATTATTATTGCAACATTCTTTTTGATGATTGCAGGAGTTTGTTCTGTATTTTTATTGCAAGATGATTTTGAACAATTTCATTTTGAAAGAGTAGCCTCAACTTGGGGATTGCCATTTTTAATCATTACAACAATTTTATTCTTTTATCAAACAGGAGTTTTCTTGTACAGCTCTTATTTGTATTTAAAATATAAACCAATCGAATCTGTATCGGATGAATTGTTGCCAACTTGTACGATTATCGTTCCGGCTTACAATGAAGGAAAACTGGTTTGGGATACTTTGTTAAGTCTTGCAGACAGTGATTATCCAGCAGAAAAATTACAGCTTTTAGCTATTGACGATGGTAGTAAAGATGATACTTGGTACTGGATGCAAGAAGCAAAAGCTAAATTGGGAGATCGTGTAACAATTTTTCAACAGCCAAAAAATCAAGGAAAACGTCAAGCTTTATACAGAGGATTTAAATTAGGAACTGGAGAAATCTTTGTTACGGTAGATAGTGATTCAATCGTGAAAAAAGATACTTTAAGAAACTTGGTTAGTCCGTTTGTTGTAAACGAAAAATGTGGTGCTGTTGCGGGAAATGTTCAAGTATTAAACAACAAATCGGCTATTTTACCAAAAATGTTGAATGTTAGTTTTGTAATGAGTTTCGAATTTCAACGTTCGGCAGAAAGCCAATTAGGTTCTGTATTATGTACACCTGGAGCTTTGGCAGCTTACAAAAGAGATGCGGTATTTAACTGTCTTCCAGAATGGATCAACCAAACTTTTATGGGAGAACCGTCAGATATTGGAGAAGATCGTGCTTTGACAAATATGATTTTGAAACAAGGTTTTGAAGTTAGATTTCAAAGAAATGCAGTTGTATTGACAAATGTTCCAGAAGAATACAAAGGATTATACAAAATGTTCATCAGATGGGCGAGAAGTAATGTTCGCGAAAACTTGATGATGGCAAAATATGTTTTCACAGATTTTAGAAAAGAGTCAAAATTTGGTCCAAGAATGTTATTCTTAAACCAGTTCTTTAAAATTGCAATGACTTATCCATTTATACTATTTATGTTCTACTTTATTGCGGTTCACCCAGTATTATTTTTAAGTTCAACATTTTTAGGAATCTTAATTTTCTCAAGTTTTTCTATGATCTTTTATGCAAAAAGATACAACTTGTCTGAGTCTTTCTGGGCTTACTCTTACAGTGTTTTCTACACTTTCAGTTTGTTCTGGATTGCACCTTATGCGATAGCAACAGCTAACAAAAAAGGATGGTTGACAAGAGGATTATAA
- a CDS encoding YggS family pyridoxal phosphate-dependent enzyme, translating into MKNEIIFNLIKVHQRIEDACKIAGRNPKEVQLLLATKTVSADKIRIAIEAGETLMGENKMQELRDKDAELKHLPVERHFIGHLQTNKVKDVLKYVTCIQSLDRISLADELQKQLQNQNRKLDVFIQVNTSYEESKFGLAPAEVLSFIKKVKTYENLNIKGLMTIGLLDVEKEKMIPSLRLLRTIRDEIYAEKIEGLQDLKLSMGMSQDLELAIGEGSNIVRIGTSIFGNRFLGKEIWNENIAE; encoded by the coding sequence ATGAAAAACGAGATTATTTTTAATTTGATAAAAGTTCATCAGCGCATTGAAGACGCTTGTAAAATTGCTGGAAGAAATCCTAAAGAAGTGCAACTTTTATTGGCAACAAAAACTGTTTCGGCAGATAAAATACGTATTGCGATTGAAGCTGGAGAAACTTTAATGGGCGAAAATAAAATGCAGGAATTACGAGATAAAGATGCCGAATTGAAACATCTTCCTGTAGAACGACATTTTATCGGACATCTTCAAACCAATAAAGTAAAAGATGTTTTGAAATATGTGACTTGCATTCAATCTTTAGACCGAATAAGTTTGGCTGATGAACTTCAGAAACAGCTTCAAAATCAAAACAGAAAATTAGACGTTTTTATTCAGGTTAATACATCTTATGAAGAAAGTAAATTCGGTTTGGCTCCAGCGGAAGTTTTGTCTTTCATTAAAAAAGTAAAAACGTATGAAAACCTGAATATTAAAGGTTTAATGACAATCGGACTTTTGGATGTTGAAAAAGAAAAGATGATTCCGTCACTTAGACTTTTAAGAACGATTCGGGATGAAATCTATGCCGAAAAAATCGAAGGCTTACAAGATTTAAAACTTTCTATGGGAATGTCTCAAGATTTGGAACTGGCTATTGGTGAAGGTTCTAATATCGTAAGAATTGGCACTTCGATATTTGGAAATCGTTTTTTAGGAAAAGAAATCTGGAACGAAAACATTGCAGAATAA
- a CDS encoding response regulator → MVIKHYNLLLADDDEDDCDFFREALSETSIKAELFMVHDGVQLMNYLENNELKTFPDVIFLDLNMPRKNGIECLTEIKENEKLKNLPIIIFSTSLDSEIVNNLYQKGASYYIRKPGEFSKLKTVIEKALTVASQNNFNQPERANFILQP, encoded by the coding sequence ATGGTTATAAAGCATTACAATCTTTTATTAGCAGATGATGACGAAGATGATTGCGATTTCTTTAGAGAAGCTCTGAGCGAAACGTCAATCAAGGCAGAACTTTTTATGGTGCATGACGGCGTGCAATTGATGAATTATTTAGAAAATAATGAACTCAAAACTTTTCCTGATGTCATTTTTCTTGATTTAAACATGCCTCGTAAGAACGGTATTGAATGCTTAACAGAAATTAAAGAAAATGAAAAACTGAAAAATCTGCCCATTATTATTTTTTCGACTTCACTTGACAGCGAAATTGTAAATAATCTATATCAAAAAGGCGCTTCATACTACATTCGTAAACCTGGAGAATTTTCTAAATTAAAAACTGTTATTGAAAAAGCATTGACAGTAGCATCTCAAAATAATTTTAATCAGCCCGAAAGAGCCAATTTCATATTGCAACCCTAA
- a CDS encoding DUF2024 family protein, whose amino-acid sequence MKIAVWDTYVTRKDGKIMHFDILVDENVNDAEQVYEYGKIYLKSVDQEGQALSSKECRFCHIDKAPIEVENQVRANGFSIIEMENCN is encoded by the coding sequence ATGAAAATAGCAGTTTGGGATACATATGTAACTCGTAAAGACGGAAAAATTATGCATTTTGATATTTTGGTAGATGAAAATGTAAACGATGCAGAACAAGTGTATGAATATGGTAAAATTTACCTAAAAAGTGTAGATCAAGAAGGACAAGCTTTATCTTCTAAAGAATGCCGTTTCTGCCACATTGATAAAGCTCCAATTGAAGTCGAAAATCAAGTTCGGGCAAATGGTTTTTCTATTATTGAAATGGAAAATTGTAATTAA
- a CDS encoding PAS domain S-box protein produces MNRNKKEHYFLSEGGEMGSLIRSEDWSKTPLGDPEKWPQSLKTMTAMMLGNPFGMYIAWGKNYTQLYNDAFRPILGATKHPEALGGSSQKTFAEIWDQIGPMFSDVMKGNAVSFPDFKVPLHRNGYTEDCFFDFSYSPIKIEDGSVGGILVTVIETTEKKIVADALQESNARFVNNIMQAPVAMCIFRGKNHIVEIANEQMMQLWQTKAEDIINQPIFEVLPELKKQGLGEILQNIYIDGKKVATDETFVQLTRNGKTENTYINFVYEALRDSDGTISGVVAIATEVTAQVLARSKVEESEQKIRQLVENAPFPIAVYVGKEMRIELANESIINIWGKGSDVIGKTYKEILPELQNQSIFEQVATVFETGQSYHSRNSRVDIVKDNVLQPFYFNYSFTPLYDLNGKVYAVMNTAVEITDLYLAKQKIEESDKRFRDTVRQAPVGITILRGTEYVVEMANEAYLKLVAREEDTFVGRPLFDSLPEVKDTVSKLLDDVFTTGIPYHGNEMPIPLNRHGKQGIWYFDFLYHPLREENGEITGIIVTVTEVSEKVEARKKIELNEDRLKIVVEASELGTWELNVKTRAPFYSQRYLEIVGGYTEDIMLTHEDLLGHLHPDDMHIRNKAFKDAINSGFLNYEARVIWKDKSIHWVEGKGKVFYDENHEAEKLIGTVRDITDEKRYQQKIEESEKKLRNLIMQSPVPKAILRGNDFIIEMANYVLLDNIWKKQREDVEGKNLLKIFPELKKQKYGKLLKKVYESGEVYAESESLLLIENESGSNQFYVDFEFAPLRESDNSISGIRMTLIDVTEKVEARKKIEESETRFRSLTESIPQLIWETDAEGNALFTSGKWFEYTGIEPGHEGSWEAMIHPDDFDENVKIWQHALSTGEMYRCDIRMRRKDGTYRWHTVIGEPVLGPDEKIIKWVGAFTDIHTEKAFTHELEQQVTARTRELIQINESLRKSEERYHLMVEEVQEYAILYLSAHGIIENWNAGAEKIKGYKADEIIGKYFSIFYTEEDQKSKLPEKLLQLAIENGKVVHEGWRKRKDGSKFWASVVITAVHNKQDEIIGFSKVTHDLTERKKADDTLKIYAQELEQKNNELEEMNKELQSFAYISSHDLQEPLRKIQTFASQIMDKELDSLSENAKDKFRRMQNAAQRMQTLINDLLAYSRTNIQERIFVKTDLSQIIKEVKEDLTEELEQKHAVIEIEKTSKVDIIPFQFKQLLYNLISNSLKFSNPEIPIVIKIKSEIALAEEFDNEKLIPTKKYCHIQVSDNGIGFESQYNKKIFEVFQRLHGRDRYNGTGIGLAIVKKIVENHNGFITAFGVLNEGATFDIYIPVN; encoded by the coding sequence ATGAACCGTAACAAAAAGGAACATTACTTTCTGTCCGAAGGAGGAGAAATGGGCAGTTTAATTCGTTCAGAAGACTGGAGCAAAACGCCTTTGGGAGATCCTGAAAAATGGCCTCAAAGCCTCAAAACCATGACGGCAATGATGCTTGGCAATCCTTTCGGGATGTACATTGCTTGGGGGAAAAATTATACACAATTATACAATGACGCTTTTCGTCCAATTTTAGGAGCAACGAAACATCCAGAAGCTTTGGGTGGAAGTTCGCAAAAAACATTTGCTGAAATATGGGATCAGATTGGCCCGATGTTCTCCGACGTAATGAAAGGAAATGCAGTTAGTTTTCCTGATTTTAAAGTTCCGCTCCATCGCAATGGATATACAGAAGATTGTTTTTTCGATTTTTCATACAGCCCAATAAAAATAGAAGATGGTTCTGTTGGCGGAATTTTAGTTACCGTTATTGAAACCACCGAAAAGAAAATTGTTGCCGATGCCTTGCAAGAAAGTAATGCGCGTTTTGTCAATAATATTATGCAGGCTCCAGTAGCCATGTGTATTTTTAGAGGTAAAAATCATATTGTCGAAATTGCCAACGAACAAATGATGCAACTTTGGCAAACAAAAGCCGAGGATATTATCAATCAGCCTATTTTTGAGGTTTTACCCGAATTGAAAAAACAAGGTCTTGGCGAAATTCTACAGAACATTTATATCGACGGAAAAAAAGTTGCAACCGACGAAACCTTTGTACAATTAACTCGAAACGGAAAAACTGAAAATACTTATATCAATTTTGTTTACGAAGCACTAAGAGATTCTGATGGAACTATTTCTGGAGTTGTAGCAATTGCCACCGAAGTCACTGCTCAGGTTTTGGCGCGTTCTAAAGTCGAAGAAAGCGAACAAAAAATAAGACAATTGGTAGAAAACGCACCTTTTCCGATAGCGGTTTATGTTGGAAAAGAAATGCGCATTGAACTTGCCAACGAATCGATTATAAATATCTGGGGAAAAGGCTCAGATGTAATAGGAAAAACGTACAAAGAAATCCTACCTGAATTACAAAATCAGTCAATTTTTGAACAAGTTGCTACAGTATTTGAAACTGGGCAATCTTATCATTCCAGAAATTCTCGTGTTGATATTGTAAAAGATAATGTATTGCAACCGTTCTATTTCAATTATAGCTTTACACCTTTATATGATTTAAACGGTAAAGTTTATGCCGTTATGAATACTGCGGTAGAAATTACCGATTTATATTTAGCCAAACAAAAAATTGAAGAAAGCGACAAACGTTTCCGAGATACAGTTCGTCAGGCTCCCGTTGGTATCACAATTCTTCGCGGAACTGAATATGTTGTCGAAATGGCAAATGAGGCTTATCTTAAACTTGTGGCTCGAGAAGAAGATACTTTTGTTGGCCGCCCTTTATTTGATTCATTACCAGAAGTAAAAGATACTGTAAGCAAACTTTTAGATGATGTTTTTACCACTGGAATTCCTTATCATGGAAATGAAATGCCTATACCTCTAAACAGACACGGCAAACAAGGAATTTGGTATTTTGATTTTCTTTATCATCCATTAAGAGAAGAAAATGGAGAAATTACAGGAATCATTGTTACGGTTACAGAAGTCAGCGAAAAGGTAGAAGCACGCAAAAAAATCGAACTCAACGAAGATCGCCTTAAAATCGTAGTAGAAGCCAGCGAATTAGGAACTTGGGAACTCAATGTAAAAACTAGAGCTCCTTTTTATTCTCAACGCTATCTTGAAATTGTTGGAGGTTATACAGAAGATATTATGTTAACGCACGAAGATTTATTAGGACATCTTCATCCTGATGATATGCATATTCGTAATAAAGCATTTAAAGATGCTATAAATTCTGGTTTTCTAAATTATGAAGCGCGAGTAATCTGGAAAGATAAATCGATTCATTGGGTTGAAGGAAAAGGAAAAGTTTTTTATGATGAAAATCACGAAGCCGAAAAACTTATTGGAACGGTTAGAGATATTACCGACGAAAAAAGGTATCAGCAGAAAATTGAAGAAAGCGAGAAAAAATTACGAAACCTCATCATGCAATCTCCTGTTCCGAAAGCCATTTTAAGAGGAAATGATTTTATTATCGAAATGGCAAATTATGTTCTTTTGGATAATATCTGGAAAAAACAGCGAGAAGATGTAGAAGGTAAAAATCTTTTAAAAATATTTCCAGAACTTAAAAAACAGAAATACGGAAAATTATTAAAAAAAGTATACGAATCTGGTGAAGTTTATGCCGAATCTGAATCTTTGCTTTTGATTGAAAATGAAAGCGGAAGTAATCAGTTTTATGTTGATTTTGAATTTGCTCCACTCCGCGAAAGCGATAATTCGATTTCAGGAATTAGAATGACGCTGATTGACGTTACGGAAAAAGTAGAAGCTCGAAAAAAAATTGAAGAAAGCGAAACGCGATTTCGTTCCTTAACAGAAAGTATTCCGCAGCTAATCTGGGAAACTGATGCTGAAGGAAATGCATTATTTACTTCTGGAAAATGGTTTGAATACACAGGCATAGAACCAGGTCACGAAGGTTCGTGGGAAGCTATGATTCACCCTGATGATTTTGACGAAAATGTCAAAATTTGGCAGCATGCGCTTTCAACTGGGGAAATGTATCGATGCGATATAAGAATGCGCAGAAAAGACGGCACTTATCGATGGCACACCGTTATTGGAGAACCTGTTTTAGGTCCAGATGAGAAAATCATAAAATGGGTTGGTGCTTTTACTGATATTCATACCGAAAAAGCTTTTACGCACGAGCTTGAACAACAGGTTACAGCAAGAACGAGAGAATTAATTCAGATTAACGAATCGCTTCGAAAAAGTGAAGAACGTTATCATTTAATGGTCGAAGAAGTTCAGGAATACGCCATTTTATACCTAAGCGCACATGGAATTATTGAAAACTGGAATGCTGGTGCAGAAAAAATAAAAGGCTATAAAGCTGATGAAATTATCGGGAAATATTTTTCTATTTTTTATACCGAAGAAGATCAAAAAAGCAAACTTCCAGAAAAACTTTTACAGCTTGCCATAGAAAACGGAAAAGTAGTTCATGAAGGCTGGCGTAAACGAAAAGATGGAAGTAAATTTTGGGCAAGTGTTGTCATTACAGCTGTGCATAATAAACAAGATGAAATTATTGGTTTCTCTAAAGTGACACACGATTTAACGGAAAGAAAAAAAGCCGATGATACGCTAAAAATATACGCTCAAGAATTGGAGCAGAAAAATAATGAGCTGGAAGAAATGAACAAAGAACTTCAGTCATTTGCTTATATTTCTAGTCATGATTTGCAGGAACCGCTTCGAAAAATACAGACTTTCGCCTCGCAGATTATGGACAAAGAATTGGATAGCTTGTCTGAAAATGCAAAAGATAAATTTAGAAGAATGCAGAACGCGGCACAGCGAATGCAAACTTTAATTAATGATTTATTAGCTTATTCTAGAACCAATATTCAGGAACGTATTTTTGTAAAGACTGATCTTTCTCAAATTATAAAAGAAGTAAAAGAAGATTTAACCGAAGAATTAGAGCAAAAACATGCTGTTATTGAGATCGAGAAAACTTCTAAGGTCGACATTATTCCGTTTCAGTTCAAACAATTACTATATAATTTGATTAGCAATTCATTAAAGTTTTCTAATCCTGAAATTCCGATTGTAATTAAAATTAAAAGTGAAATTGCATTAGCAGAAGAATTCGATAACGAAAAACTGATTCCGACCAAAAAATATTGTCATATTCAGGTTTCAGACAACGGTATTGGTTTTGAATCTCAATATAACAAAAAGATATTCGAAGTTTTCCAGCGCTTACACGGAAGAGATCGTTACAACGGAACCGGAATCGGATTGGCAATTGTAAAAAAGATTGTAGAAAACCACAACGGATTTATAACGGCTTTTGGCGTGTTAAATGAAGGAGCCACTTTTGACATTTATATTCCAGTAAATTAA